The following proteins are co-located in the bacterium genome:
- a CDS encoding diguanylate cyclase encodes MAESMKIEGHLVNTSVSIGIAIYPENGEKIKPLLKKADEAMYLAKEHGRNRVEIYKG; translated from the coding sequence ATCGCTGAATCGATGAAGATCGAAGGACATCTTGTGAATACATCTGTAAGTATCGGGATAGCCATTTACCCAGAAAATGGCGAGAAGATCAAACCGCTTTTGAAAAAAGCCGACGAAGCGATGTATCTGGCTAAAGAACACGGTCGAAACCGCGTCGAGATATATAAAGGG